Proteins co-encoded in one Malus domestica chromosome 09, GDT2T_hap1 genomic window:
- the LOC103442060 gene encoding uncharacterized protein, with translation MEMSSASASGRKRKTTSFQREKMFLEDYLLLIQSNSHLHLTVAHLNQIIGMHGYKKIYKVPKKRFSDAVSSLSLVDPARSTLKDYISPFVITTLEDVVADLADLNWKECCVTSVETLSSWKHTTSAPAALASPGLDLVQYSQLQQSTPLALDSRLYGVVSAPNSASETAPPAKKLVTKRRRKRSPIAAGFARALDSFSYGSC, from the exons ATGGAGATGTCGAGTGCGAGTGCGAGTGGGAGAAAAAGGAAGACGACGAGTTTCCAGAGAGAAAAGATGTTTCTAGAAGATTACCTTCTCCTCATTCAGTCCAACTCCCACCTCCATCTCACCGTCGCTCATCTCAATCAg aTCATTGGCATGCACGGATACAAGAAGATTTACAAAGTTCCCAAG AAACGTTTTAGCGACGCCGTGAGTTCGCTGTCGCTTGTCGATCCGGCTCGCTCTACGCTCAAAGACTACATCTCGCCGTTTGTGATCACCACCCTGGAGGACGTCGTCGCTGACCTCGCCGACCTCAACTGGAAGGAGTGCTGCGTCACCTCCGTTGAAACCCTAAGCTCGTGGAAACACACAACCTCCGCTCCTGCTGCTCTTGCGAGTCCCGGCCTCGACCTCGTCCAATACTCCCAGCTTCAACAATCAACGCCGTTGGCCCTTGATTCCAGACTCTACGGCGTCGTTTCGGCTCCTAACTCTGCTTCCGAGACCGCTCCTCCAGCGAAGAAACTGGTgacgaagaggaggaggaagcgaTCGCCGATAGCCGCCGGTTTCGCTCGTGCTCTGGACTCTTTTTCGTACGGATCGTGCTGA
- the LOC103442061 gene encoding inactive TPR repeat-containing thioredoxin TTL3-like: MPHTSAKSLQEMGFDSLTNRFRDSLSYNDTTTITNDHSNKPDVKQLDLGSPVSPLMTRSSANGCNGLGHSGGAAVTSSSCSSGTSSGSVSSKTSNTQLGRRSDSKPNNHSGELSVSSETSPRASEAVRSGTTPRNWKPVHRRSVSAGPPLIYSGASFNTSFSTNASSNTNTATSSSSASMASTTTVFPSGNICPSGKIAKSGLVCRGINKTDVLGSGGGNYGHGSIVRGGGGGANGGESAMAKRATGNSDPEEVKKSANELYRRGQFLEALALYDRAISLSPDNAAYRSNRAAALTALGRLLEAVRECEEAVRLDPGYGRAHQRLGSLYLRFGLVENAYHHLCIPGQRPDQSELQKLKSLEKHLKQCEDARKLGDWKSVLRESEAAIATGAESSPQLVACKVEALLKLHQLEDAESSLADIPKFENYPPYLQTKLFGMLVEAYVLYVRAQVEMALGRFENAVAAVGKAGLIDYSNVEVMRVSNKVKKVANARSQGKDLFSSGRFDEACSAYGEGLKYDSSNSVLYCNRAVCRSKLGQWEQSVEDCNQALKIQPNYIKALLRRAASNAKLERWAEAVRDYEALRRDLPGDNEVAESLHRARVALNKSRGEEFHNVKFDGEVEEVSSLDKFKAAISSPGVSVVHFKVESNEQCAEISPFINMLCVRYPYVHFFKVDVEESLSVAKAESIRTVPAFKIYKNGEKVREMVRPTHQFLEESVRSCNL; this comes from the exons ATGCCCCACACCAGTGCCAAATCTCTGCAAGAAATGGGCTTTGATTCCCTCACGAACCGATTCCGTGACTCACTGAGTTACAACGACACCACTACCATCACCAACGACCACAGCAACAAGCCAGATGTCAAACAGCTCGATCTGGGTTCGCCAGTCTCGCCATTGATGACTCGGAGTTCAGCCAATGGCTGCAATGGACTCGGCCACAGCGGTGGGGCAGCAGTAACCAGTTCAAGCTGCAGTTCAGGTACTTCTTCTGGTTCAGTTTCGAGCAAAACCAGCAATACCCAGCTGGGCAGAAGATCGGATTCCAAACCCAACAACCACTCCGGCGAGCTCTCGGTTTCGTCCGAAACAAGCCCGAGAGCCTCCGAGGCGGTCCGATCCGGTACGACGCCGAGGAATTGGAAGCCGGTTCACCGGAGATCGGTGTCTGCTGGACCCCCATTGATCTACTCTGGTGCAAGCTTCAATACCAGCTTCAGTACTAATGCGAGTAGTAATACTAATACAgcaacttcatcttcttctgCTTCAATGGCGTCGACCACCACTGTTTTTCCGAGTGGCAACATTTGCCCATCTGGGAAAATCGCCAAGTCTGGATTGGTCTGTAGAGGAATCAACAAGACCGATGTTTTGGGGTCTGGCGGTGGCAACTATGGCCACGGCAGCATAGTCAGAGGAGGCGGTGGGGGTGCGAATGGCGGCGAGTCTGCGATGGCAAAGAGGGCAACTGGGAACTCTGATCCAGAGGAGGTAAAGAAATCTGCTAATGAGCTTTATAGAAGAGGCCAGTTTCTTGAGGCATTGGCATTGTATGATCGTGCCATATCCTTGTCTCCGGACAATGCTGCCTACCGGAGTAACCGTGCCGCAGCGTTAACAGCGCTGGGGAGACTTCTGGAGGCAGTGAGGGAGTGTGAGGAGGCTGTCAGGTTGGACCCTGGTTATGGGAGGGCGCATCAGCGCTTGGGTTCTCTTTATCTTCG TTTTGGGCTAGTTGAAAATGCCTACCATCACCTCTGTATTCCTGGGCAACGGCCGGATCAGTCTGAGTTGCAGAAGTTGAAGTCATTGGAGAAGCATCTGAAACAATGTGAAGATGCCCGTAAGCTTGGCGATTGGAAAAGTGTGCTAAGGGAATCTGAGGCAGCCATAGCAACTGGAGCAGAGTCCTCTCCTCAG CTTGTTGCTTGTAAAGTTGAAGCTCTACTGAAGCTACATCAGCTCGAAGATGCAGAATCTAGCCTAGCAGATATACCCAAGTTTGAAAATTACCCTCCTTACTTGCAAACCAAACTCTTTGGCATGCTTGTTGAAGCTTATGTTCTGTATGTCAGAGCCCAGGTTGAGATGGCATTAGGAAG GTTTGAGAATGCAGTAGCAGCGGTAGGGAAGGCAGGACTGATTGACTACAGTAATGTTGAAGTAATGAGGGTTTCGAATAAAGTGAAGAAGGTTGCAAATGCTCGTTCTCAGGGTAAAGATCTTTTTAGCTCTGGAAGATTTGATGAAGCCTGCTCTGCTTATGGGGAGGGCCTCAAATATGATAGTTCCAACTCTGTTCTCTATTGCAATAGAGCAGTTTGTCGGTCCAAGCTCGGACAATGGGAACAGTCTGTTGAAGACTGCAACCAAGCCCTAAAGATTCAACCTAATTACATCAAAGCTCTTCTTCGAAGGGCTGCCTCAAATGCAAAG CTTGAACGATGGGCAGAGGCAGTGAGAGATTATGAGGCCTTAAGGAGGGACCTTCCTGGAGACAATGAGGTTGCTGAGTCTCTACACCGGGCACGAGTTGCATTAAACAAGTCTCGTGGAGAGGAATTTCATAATGTGAAGTTTGATGGTGAAGTGGAAGAAGTCTCTAGTTTGGATAAATTTAAAGCTGCGATATCATCACCCG GTGTTTCCGTCGTCCATTTCAAAGTTGAATCCAACGAACAATGCGCAGAAATATCGCCATTCATAAATATGCTTTGTGTTCGATATCCATATGTTCACTTTTTTAAG GTGGACGTAGAGGAGAGCTTATCCGTGGCAAAAGCGGAGAGCATAAGAACCGTTCCAGCgtttaaaatttacaaaaatggagaaaaggtgAGGGAGATGGTCCGTCCAACCCATCAATTCCTGGAAGAATCGGTGAGAAGCTGCAATCTCTAG